A genomic stretch from Flavobacterium humidisoli includes:
- a CDS encoding STM3941 family protein, which translates to MNEEIKLYRNSKKTKNLLLYASAISILIAIMLLYGIGTFDGVFKIKLSIASGAILLIMLVLIFKILASIKDKSPLSQMDTNGFSGRTTPVAKAFGRIEWQDVTDLQLNKVGGDTLVAVTIDNIAKYDGRVSKFLWKLAFDEQNSKLNLMYSASEVDINAEELYELFLKYWKK; encoded by the coding sequence ATGAATGAAGAAATAAAATTATACCGAAACTCTAAGAAAACCAAAAACTTACTTTTATATGCCAGCGCAATCAGTATTTTAATAGCGATTATGCTTTTATACGGCATAGGAACTTTTGATGGAGTATTTAAAATAAAACTTTCGATTGCTTCTGGTGCGATTCTTTTAATTATGCTTGTTTTAATATTTAAAATTCTTGCCAGTATAAAAGATAAATCTCCATTAAGTCAAATGGATACAAATGGTTTTTCTGGAAGAACCACTCCAGTTGCTAAAGCATTTGGAAGAATAGAGTGGCAAGATGTTACCGATTTGCAATTAAATAAAGTTGGAGGGGACACTTTAGTTGCCGTTACAATTGATAATATAGCCAAGTATGATGGTCGCGTTTCTAAGTTTCTTTGGAAACTGGCCTTTGATGAACAAAATTCGAAATTAAACTTAATGTATTCTGCCTCAGAGGTTGATATTAATGCAGAAGAATTATATGAACTGTTTTTAAAGTACTGGAAAAAATAA
- a CDS encoding PRC-barrel domain-containing protein produces MENKDKNLYRLDELSDYKVASNYSDVRGWKIVDSDNRTIGKIDNLWVNKDMQRVVYLDVNLDKGLIEDTRNEVHDAIENENGKEFIYKDGDSHIIIPIGSVSINKDTKIVMANNIGYETFRKTSRYNLQQDFDRNYERRVLNSYYPNNESPFASDSDDDTFYKRKEFDNY; encoded by the coding sequence ATGGAAAATAAAGACAAAAATTTATACCGATTAGATGAGCTTTCTGATTATAAAGTTGCCTCAAACTATTCAGACGTAAGAGGTTGGAAAATTGTAGACTCAGACAACCGCACAATAGGAAAAATTGATAATCTTTGGGTTAATAAAGATATGCAGCGTGTTGTTTATCTTGATGTTAATTTAGACAAAGGATTAATTGAAGATACTCGTAATGAGGTACATGATGCAATAGAAAATGAAAATGGAAAGGAATTTATATACAAAGATGGAGACAGCCATATAATAATACCAATTGGTTCTGTAAGCATAAATAAAGACACTAAAATTGTCATGGCAAACAACATCGGATATGAAACGTTTAGAAAAACAAGCAGATACAACCTTCAGCAAGATTTTGATAGAAATTATGAAAGAAGAGTATTGAATTCTTACTATCCTAATAATGAATCCCCGTTTGCATCTGACAGTGATGATGATACTTTTTACAAACGTAAAGAATTTGACAATTATTGA
- a CDS encoding ThuA domain-containing protein, which translates to MKKSIAFILLVLSCVFQQDCLAQKQKKSHFEALVLYENGGHHLDFTKAAKPWLNKLAIDSSFTVDYIENTKTINEALLKQYQVFIQLDYPPYTWSEESMLAFQKYMNSGKGGWVGLHHATLLGEFDGYPIWKWFSDFMGGIRFVNYIPDFASGKVNIEDQSHPIMKNVPTNFLIKKEEWYIYDKSPRPNVHVLASVDETTYQPDSKIKMGDHPVVWTNNHFASRNVYIFMGHAPELFENEAYTTLLKNSIFWAAGKR; encoded by the coding sequence ATGAAAAAATCAATAGCATTTATTTTACTTGTTTTAAGCTGTGTTTTTCAACAAGACTGTCTAGCTCAAAAACAAAAAAAGTCTCACTTTGAAGCTTTAGTTTTATATGAAAACGGCGGACATCATCTTGATTTTACAAAAGCCGCAAAACCTTGGCTAAACAAACTGGCAATTGACAGCAGTTTTACAGTTGATTATATCGAAAATACCAAAACAATCAATGAAGCACTTTTAAAACAATATCAAGTTTTTATACAATTAGACTATCCTCCCTACACTTGGAGTGAAGAGTCAATGCTTGCGTTTCAGAAATACATGAATAGCGGAAAAGGCGGTTGGGTTGGTTTGCATCATGCTACTTTACTTGGTGAATTTGACGGATATCCTATCTGGAAGTGGTTTTCTGATTTTATGGGCGGAATCAGATTTGTGAATTACATTCCTGATTTTGCAAGTGGAAAAGTAAATATTGAAGACCAATCTCATCCTATAATGAAAAATGTTCCAACCAATTTTCTAATCAAAAAAGAAGAATGGTACATTTATGATAAAAGTCCGAGACCAAATGTGCATGTTCTAGCTTCAGTTGATGAAACTACTTACCAGCCAGATTCAAAAATAAAAATGGGAGATCACCCTGTGGTTTGGACAAACAATCATTTTGCTTCCCGAAATGTTTACATTTTTATGGGACATGCACCAGAATTATTCGAAAACGAAGCTTACACTACTCTATTGAAAAATTCCATTTTCTGGGCAGCTGGAAAAAGATAA
- a CDS encoding aldo/keto reductase: MEYRKLGNSELELSAITYGAFAIGGTMWGGTEKKDSIDSIHASIDNGVTTIDIAPFYGFGLSEEMIGEAVKSVDRSKVQLLTKFGLVWDGSNNGKGDFFFDADDNGKKVPIYKYSSKANVIKEVEESLKRLQTDYIDLLQIHWPDSTTPISETMEAAESLIQQGKIRAFGVSNYNVAQIKEAQKTIQVSSNQVAYSMLNRKIEEELIPFTVAENIGIIAYSPMERGLLTGKYFTDSKLKENDHRNGYFNQFDLQKVKTLVEELTSLAHAKEASLSQLVLRWTSLQKGIAIVLAGARNAEQAISNAKTMNFDLSASELDFINQAIAKIK, from the coding sequence ATGGAATATAGAAAACTAGGCAACTCAGAACTTGAATTATCAGCTATTACTTATGGTGCATTTGCTATTGGCGGAACCATGTGGGGCGGAACAGAAAAGAAAGATTCAATCGACTCGATTCACGCTTCAATCGACAACGGCGTTACCACAATCGACATCGCTCCTTTTTACGGATTTGGTTTAAGCGAAGAAATGATTGGAGAAGCCGTTAAAAGCGTAGATCGTTCTAAAGTTCAGTTACTAACAAAATTCGGTTTGGTTTGGGATGGAAGTAATAACGGAAAAGGCGATTTCTTTTTTGACGCCGACGATAATGGCAAAAAAGTTCCAATTTATAAATATTCATCAAAAGCGAACGTAATTAAAGAAGTTGAAGAAAGCCTAAAACGCCTTCAAACCGATTATATCGATTTATTGCAAATTCATTGGCCAGATTCAACAACACCAATTTCCGAAACAATGGAAGCGGCAGAAAGCTTAATTCAGCAAGGAAAAATCAGAGCTTTTGGAGTAAGCAATTACAATGTTGCACAAATTAAGGAAGCACAAAAAACAATTCAAGTGTCTTCAAACCAAGTAGCTTACAGCATGCTAAACCGTAAAATTGAAGAAGAACTAATTCCTTTCACCGTTGCAGAAAATATCGGAATCATTGCATATAGCCCAATGGAAAGAGGTTTATTGACTGGAAAATATTTCACAGACAGTAAATTAAAAGAAAACGACCATAGAAACGGTTACTTCAATCAATTTGATCTTCAAAAAGTTAAAACTTTAGTTGAAGAATTAACTTCTTTAGCACATGCAAAAGAAGCAAGCTTATCTCAATTGGTTTTACGCTGGACATCTTTACAAAAAGGAATTGCAATTGTTTTAGCGGGAGCAAGAAACGCAGAACAAGCCATTTCAAATGCCAAAACAATGAATTTCGATTTATCAGCTTCAGAATTGGATTTTATTAATCAGGCAATTGCTAAAATAAAATAA
- a CDS encoding fatty acid desaturase family protein, producing the protein MEKLKRPVYVKPGTDDFFKKMRLEVNETVLKNSSLYVLNVVKSLGLLAVFFLFYVCILIFGNQTPLLFLFYILAGITMIVLFINAFHDAAHGALFKKPKHNEWFLYVLELFGSNHWLWMRRHISLHHAYPNVPDWDVDIKQSDIIRIFPNSPLFNYHKYQHIYMWFIYPLYSLNWLYIRDFKDFFGTKDNYVKRVVDKIPRQEVYRMFAAKIINLTYLLFVPMMLLSQPWYIVLFAWLSMHLCGSAIGVVALVSTHVDEDAHFPNTDEEGNLSDTWVVHQMIVTKDFSTESKLANFLYGGFTHHVAHHLFPAVGHTYYPYITPIIKRYAAEYNLPYTSYPFYHAVRSHFRMLKNKGVKENILVTGEI; encoded by the coding sequence ATGGAAAAATTAAAACGACCGGTTTATGTTAAACCAGGAACAGATGATTTTTTTAAAAAGATGCGTTTAGAAGTGAATGAAACGGTCTTAAAAAACTCGTCCTTATATGTACTAAATGTTGTAAAGTCTCTCGGACTTTTAGCAGTATTTTTTTTATTCTACGTCTGTATTTTAATTTTCGGCAACCAGACCCCCTTACTATTTCTTTTTTATATTTTGGCTGGTATTACCATGATTGTTTTATTTATAAATGCTTTTCATGATGCTGCACATGGAGCTTTGTTCAAAAAGCCAAAGCATAATGAATGGTTTTTGTATGTTTTAGAACTCTTTGGTAGTAATCATTGGCTTTGGATGCGACGTCATATAAGTTTGCATCATGCTTATCCAAACGTGCCCGATTGGGATGTTGATATCAAACAAAGCGATATTATTAGAATATTCCCAAACAGTCCATTGTTTAATTACCATAAGTATCAGCACATTTATATGTGGTTTATTTATCCGCTTTATAGCTTAAACTGGCTCTATATTAGAGATTTTAAAGACTTTTTTGGCACGAAGGATAATTATGTAAAAAGAGTAGTCGACAAGATTCCGAGACAAGAAGTTTACAGAATGTTTGCGGCCAAGATTATTAATTTAACTTACCTGCTTTTTGTTCCAATGATGCTTTTAAGCCAGCCTTGGTATATCGTTCTTTTTGCTTGGCTGTCTATGCATTTATGCGGAAGTGCAATTGGGGTGGTAGCACTGGTTTCGACCCACGTTGATGAAGATGCTCATTTTCCGAATACAGACGAAGAAGGAAACCTTTCTGATACTTGGGTGGTGCATCAAATGATTGTAACTAAAGATTTTAGTACGGAAAGCAAACTGGCTAATTTTTTATACGGCGGATTTACGCATCACGTTGCGCACCATCTTTTTCCAGCGGTTGGCCATACATACTATCCTTATATTACGCCAATTATAAAACGTTATGCAGCAGAATATAATTTGCCCTATACTTCGTATCCATTTTATCATGCCGTTCGTTCTCATTTTAGAATGTTGAAAAACAAAGGTGTAAAAGAAAATATTTTAGTAACAGGAGAAATATAG
- a CDS encoding GNAT family N-acetyltransferase, with protein MIQKVNKTEYPELISVWESSVKATHDFLKPEDFTFYKELIPNFFDNVLLYCIKKDQQEIIGFLGTSEENLEMLFVRAEQIGKGIGKKLLLYAIEKLKISKVDVNKDNATATAFYKHFGFELKSTSDVDGCGKPYPILHLELIKKSLN; from the coding sequence GTGATTCAGAAAGTCAATAAAACAGAATATCCAGAATTAATTTCAGTTTGGGAATCTTCAGTAAAAGCAACGCACGATTTTTTAAAACCTGAAGATTTTACATTTTACAAAGAACTCATTCCAAACTTTTTTGATAATGTTTTATTGTACTGCATAAAAAAGGATCAACAAGAAATTATAGGTTTTCTGGGAACTAGCGAAGAAAATTTAGAAATGCTATTTGTAAGAGCAGAACAAATTGGAAAAGGAATTGGAAAAAAGTTACTCCTGTACGCCATTGAAAAACTTAAGATCTCAAAAGTAGATGTGAATAAAGACAATGCAACAGCCACAGCATTTTACAAGCATTTTGGTTTTGAACTAAAATCAACATCTGATGTAGATGGCTGCGGAAAACCGTATCCGATTCTGCATTTAGAACTAATAAAAAAGTCGCTTAATTAA
- a CDS encoding AraC family transcriptional regulator: MKKENLYEPFTVSFETLNEYPDVGDRHNFFELVYILEGTGRQCINKNIFEYDPGHLFLLTPEDCHNFTIETETKFFFLRFNDIYLKNSSLQNENIQRLEYILQNANHQPGCILKNDPDKCLVKVMIEAICREHQDKDVYNQELIQQLVNTLIIIVARNIAKYLPEQITINTEAKAMDILQYIQNNIYYPEKIKAESISDYFGISNTYLGRYFKKHASETMQQYISNYKTKLIEHRLQFSDKRINEIAYEFGFTDESHFNKFFRKQKGYSPSEFRKTIRLSA, translated from the coding sequence ATGAAAAAAGAAAACTTATATGAACCTTTTACGGTTTCTTTTGAAACGCTGAATGAATATCCAGATGTTGGGGATCGTCATAATTTTTTCGAACTGGTTTACATTTTGGAAGGAACAGGAAGGCAGTGTATTAATAAGAATATATTTGAGTATGATCCAGGGCATTTATTTTTATTGACGCCTGAAGATTGTCATAATTTTACAATTGAAACCGAAACAAAATTTTTCTTTTTGAGGTTTAATGATATTTATTTGAAAAATTCTAGTTTGCAGAACGAAAATATTCAGCGATTAGAATATATTCTTCAAAACGCCAATCATCAGCCAGGCTGTATACTTAAAAATGATCCGGATAAATGTCTGGTAAAGGTTATGATTGAAGCCATTTGCCGTGAGCATCAGGATAAAGACGTTTACAATCAGGAACTGATTCAGCAGCTGGTTAATACATTGATTATTATTGTGGCAAGAAATATTGCGAAATATCTTCCTGAACAAATAACAATAAATACCGAGGCGAAAGCGATGGATATTCTGCAATATATTCAGAATAATATTTACTATCCTGAAAAAATTAAAGCGGAATCTATTAGCGATTATTTTGGGATTTCGAATACGTATTTAGGCCGTTATTTTAAGAAGCATGCGAGCGAAACTATGCAGCAATATATAAGTAATTACAAAACAAAACTGATTGAGCACCGTTTGCAATTTAGCGATAAGCGCATTAACGAAATTGCGTATGAGTTTGGTTTTACCGATGAAAGTCATTTCAATAAGTTTTTTAGAAAACAGAAAGGATATAGTCCGTCTGAGTTTAGAAAAACGATTCGATTGAGTGCTTAA
- a CDS encoding SMI1/KNR4 family protein gives MTKLELSKTGFQINNINIEFPIDITVLKQALGDFRYTKKQYNHIYTWDDQGIMAFSKEGDKVESLAVEFEVREYDYCAKSIFTGEFIFDGQELFQYYDDNKNQLVKLFKGDRSGAFILNGISVWFDKEDGKITSLSISASEEKEKKITAPIDPEFKLFEPLWQEWISEINKIVSTNNDYYNLTEGISEEDIQEHIELEDEITIPPALINFYKVKNVNYDPVTAVFQFGVNNWSYDLIPFEDIAEEWNSIQDLQFDEEDLPEQEIDFEKINTNNYANPKWIPFATGRNGDYLLYDTDPASKGKFGQIIELQNESWDRNIVADSLEELIQNEIRNLKSGKIEHFDFIVGKES, from the coding sequence ATGACAAAACTTGAATTATCCAAAACAGGCTTTCAGATTAATAACATAAACATCGAATTCCCAATTGATATCACAGTTTTAAAACAAGCTCTAGGAGATTTTAGATACACCAAAAAACAATACAATCACATTTATACTTGGGATGACCAAGGTATTATGGCTTTTTCTAAAGAAGGAGACAAAGTCGAAAGTTTGGCCGTTGAATTTGAAGTTAGAGAATATGATTATTGCGCAAAAAGCATCTTTACAGGAGAATTTATTTTTGACGGACAAGAATTATTTCAATACTACGACGACAACAAAAATCAGCTTGTAAAGCTTTTTAAAGGAGACCGAAGCGGTGCTTTCATTCTTAACGGAATAAGTGTCTGGTTTGATAAAGAAGATGGCAAAATTACATCTCTGAGTATTTCTGCTTCCGAAGAAAAAGAAAAGAAAATCACTGCCCCTATTGACCCTGAATTCAAATTGTTTGAGCCCTTATGGCAAGAATGGATTTCGGAAATCAATAAAATTGTTTCAACAAACAACGATTACTACAATCTTACAGAAGGAATTTCTGAAGAAGATATTCAAGAACATATTGAACTTGAAGATGAGATTACTATACCGCCCGCTCTTATAAATTTTTATAAAGTTAAAAATGTAAATTACGACCCAGTAACGGCTGTTTTTCAGTTTGGAGTAAACAATTGGAGCTATGATTTAATTCCGTTTGAAGATATTGCAGAAGAATGGAATTCAATTCAAGATTTACAATTTGACGAAGAAGACTTACCTGAACAAGAAATAGATTTCGAAAAAATCAATACAAACAACTACGCTAACCCAAAATGGATTCCGTTTGCTACAGGAAGAAATGGTGATTATTTACTATACGATACAGATCCAGCTTCAAAAGGAAAATTTGGACAGATTATAGAACTCCAAAATGAATCTTGGGACAGAAACATCGTCGCTGATTCTTTAGAAGAATTAATCCAAAATGAAATCCGCAATCTAAAGTCCGGCAAAATCGAACACTTTGATTTTATTGTTGGAAAAGAAAGTTAA
- a CDS encoding acetyl-CoA C-acyltransferase, with protein MNKRVVIVSAVRTPIGSFMGGLSSVPAPKLGAAAIKGALSKINLDPKLVDEVFMGNVIQAGVGQAPARQAALFAGLSEEVAATTVNKVCASGMKAVMFAAQAIACGDAEIVVAGGMESMSLIPHYVQMRAGNKFGPATMLDGMQKDGLTDAYDNNAMGVCADLCASEYKISREEQDAFAIQSYERSAKAWDAGKFENEVVPVEVPQRRGEPLIFSKDEEYTNVKLDKIPSLAPVFTKDGTVTAANASTINDGAAALVLMSEEKANALGLKPLAYIKGYADAAQEPKWFTTSPAKALPKALDKAGISISDVDYFEFNEAFSVVGLANAKILNLDNDKVNVNGGAVSLGHPLGASGARIIVTLLNVLEQNNAKTGAAAICNGGGGASAIVIERA; from the coding sequence ATGAACAAAAGAGTTGTTATCGTTTCTGCCGTTAGAACACCTATCGGAAGTTTCATGGGCGGGTTATCTAGTGTACCTGCACCAAAATTAGGAGCTGCTGCCATAAAAGGAGCGCTTTCAAAAATTAATCTTGACCCAAAATTAGTCGATGAAGTTTTCATGGGGAATGTAATCCAGGCCGGAGTTGGACAAGCACCAGCCCGCCAAGCTGCATTGTTTGCCGGATTATCGGAAGAAGTTGCTGCTACAACAGTAAACAAAGTATGTGCTTCTGGAATGAAAGCCGTAATGTTTGCAGCTCAGGCAATCGCATGCGGAGACGCAGAAATTGTGGTAGCAGGCGGAATGGAAAGCATGAGTTTGATTCCTCACTATGTGCAAATGCGTGCCGGAAATAAATTTGGTCCTGCAACTATGTTGGACGGAATGCAGAAAGACGGTTTAACAGATGCTTACGACAACAACGCAATGGGAGTTTGTGCTGATTTATGTGCATCTGAATACAAAATAAGCCGTGAAGAGCAAGATGCCTTTGCAATTCAATCATACGAAAGAAGTGCAAAAGCGTGGGACGCTGGAAAATTCGAAAATGAAGTTGTTCCTGTTGAAGTACCGCAAAGACGTGGCGAACCTCTTATATTTTCAAAAGATGAAGAATATACTAATGTGAAATTAGATAAAATTCCATCTTTAGCTCCAGTTTTCACAAAAGACGGAACTGTAACCGCTGCAAACGCTTCAACAATTAATGACGGAGCTGCTGCTTTGGTTTTAATGTCTGAAGAAAAAGCAAACGCTTTAGGATTAAAACCTCTAGCTTACATAAAAGGCTATGCAGATGCTGCGCAAGAACCAAAATGGTTTACAACAAGTCCAGCAAAAGCATTACCAAAAGCTTTAGACAAAGCGGGAATTTCAATCTCAGATGTTGATTATTTCGAGTTTAACGAAGCTTTCTCTGTTGTTGGATTAGCCAATGCAAAAATATTAAACCTTGATAACGATAAAGTAAACGTAAACGGTGGCGCTGTTTCATTAGGACATCCTCTTGGAGCTTCTGGAGCACGTATAATAGTAACTTTGCTTAATGTTTTAGAACAAAACAATGCAAAAACCGGAGCAGCTGCAATTTGCAACGGCGGCGGCGGCGCATCGGCAATTGTTATCGAAAGAGCTTAA
- a CDS encoding C40 family peptidase, with the protein MFGICNLAIVPVRAEASDRSEIVTQLLFGEHIEILERKNQWARIRIQFDDYEGWVDSKQYQEITKEQFDLLSKESIILNADLIDYITAPNNLLLPIPLGASLSFLNNSEINISNFEFEGTKTSGIKPKSALIKTAFMYLNAPYLWGGKTPFGIDCSGFTQMVYKLNGYKIHRDASQQALEGDPLSFIEECEPGDLAFFDNDEGNITHVGIIMDNNYIIHASGKVRIDRLDHTGIYNPELNKHTHKLRVIKKII; encoded by the coding sequence ATGTTTGGAATTTGCAATTTAGCCATAGTACCCGTTCGAGCTGAAGCCAGCGACAGAAGTGAAATTGTCACACAGCTTTTGTTTGGCGAGCATATAGAAATTTTAGAACGCAAAAATCAATGGGCACGAATTAGGATTCAGTTTGATGATTATGAAGGTTGGGTAGATTCTAAGCAATATCAGGAAATTACCAAAGAGCAATTTGATCTTTTGAGCAAAGAGTCGATTATTTTAAATGCGGACTTAATTGATTACATTACAGCTCCAAACAATCTACTGCTTCCAATTCCGCTGGGAGCTTCATTATCCTTTTTAAACAACAGCGAAATCAATATTTCAAATTTCGAGTTCGAAGGAACCAAAACCAGTGGCATCAAACCTAAAAGCGCTTTAATAAAAACTGCTTTTATGTATTTGAATGCTCCATATTTATGGGGAGGAAAAACTCCTTTTGGTATTGATTGTTCTGGTTTTACTCAAATGGTTTATAAATTGAACGGATATAAAATTCATCGTGACGCTTCTCAACAAGCTCTTGAAGGAGATCCTTTAAGTTTTATTGAAGAATGCGAACCAGGCGATTTGGCTTTCTTTGATAATGACGAAGGAAACATTACCCATGTCGGAATCATAATGGACAACAATTATATCATTCACGCAAGTGGAAAAGTTCGTATTGATCGTTTGGACCATACTGGAATCTACAATCCAGAATTAAACAAACACACTCATAAACTACGTGTAATTAAAAAGATTATCTAA
- a CDS encoding glycoside hydrolase family 9 protein: protein MLQFSKQVNFVLIVLFISISAFSKTTIFVNQVGFDPKSPKIAIIEYYNDHLNSNFEIVDADSGKTLFTAKIGKAESINDWNLGNFYYKADFSSFQKPGNYKVTLKIVDQVYTSARFSIEENILAKRTISSIVHYYNKQRANTPEELEADKNMLLFGSTKKVDVHGGWCDASGDVSKYFSHLAYANFVSPQQTPLVTWSLINTSEAIPKKLTQWKIKDSLDNEAIWGADYMMRCLSDEDYFYMIVFSYFDKNPAARRIVGLKANSVTTDEYQSAFREGAGMAIASLARISKWNKSGDFTSKQYLEGAKRAYEHLLINNIKYDDDGKENIIDDYCALMASTELWIATNDNFYKEEARKRAHKLESRMTDKGWFRSNDGNRPFWHAADAGLPIVALTRYLKKETDDKEIASAKNVIKKALEYNLAVTNNVTNPFGYARQSFLFNDKIQDGFFIPHDNETGWWWQGENARLASLATAAVEGGKSISIQKNSDTKKSLDLYTSQQLSWILGCNPYSMCFLYKFGEKNVPYMHSNYGHGSEKGGISNGITGKDGNGDGSGIDFKTEDKGNEWRWTEQWIPHSAWFLQAITATVEP, encoded by the coding sequence ATGTTACAATTCAGCAAACAAGTAAACTTTGTACTAATCGTTTTGTTTATTTCTATTTCTGCATTTAGCAAAACTACCATCTTTGTAAATCAAGTAGGCTTTGATCCGAAAAGTCCAAAAATTGCCATAATTGAATATTACAACGATCATCTGAATTCAAATTTTGAAATCGTAGATGCTGACTCTGGAAAAACCCTTTTTACCGCTAAGATTGGAAAGGCAGAAAGTATTAATGACTGGAATTTAGGCAATTTTTACTATAAAGCCGATTTTTCGTCTTTTCAAAAGCCAGGAAACTATAAAGTTACATTAAAAATTGTAGATCAAGTTTATACTTCTGCACGATTTTCGATTGAAGAAAACATATTAGCCAAAAGAACTATTTCTTCAATCGTGCATTACTACAACAAACAAAGAGCCAATACTCCAGAAGAACTTGAAGCAGACAAAAACATGCTCCTGTTTGGAAGCACCAAAAAAGTGGACGTACATGGCGGATGGTGCGATGCATCTGGCGATGTTAGCAAATATTTTTCTCATTTAGCTTACGCTAATTTTGTATCGCCACAGCAGACTCCTTTGGTAACTTGGTCACTTATCAACACTTCTGAAGCTATTCCGAAAAAGCTTACCCAATGGAAAATAAAAGATTCTTTAGACAACGAAGCCATTTGGGGCGCCGATTATATGATGCGCTGTCTTTCTGATGAAGATTATTTTTATATGATCGTTTTCAGTTATTTTGATAAAAATCCAGCAGCAAGAAGAATTGTTGGACTAAAAGCCAATAGCGTTACAACAGATGAATATCAATCTGCTTTTCGCGAAGGCGCCGGAATGGCAATAGCTTCTCTCGCAAGAATTTCAAAATGGAATAAGAGTGGCGATTTTACCTCAAAGCAATATCTGGAAGGAGCTAAACGAGCTTATGAGCATCTTTTAATCAACAACATCAAATATGATGATGACGGAAAAGAAAATATTATAGATGATTATTGCGCTTTGATGGCTTCAACAGAATTATGGATTGCAACCAATGACAATTTCTACAAAGAAGAAGCTAGAAAACGGGCTCATAAACTTGAAAGTCGAATGACAGATAAAGGCTGGTTTAGAAGCAACGATGGAAATCGTCCGTTTTGGCATGCTGCAGATGCTGGCTTGCCTATTGTCGCTTTAACAAGATATTTAAAGAAAGAAACAGACGATAAAGAAATAGCTTCCGCTAAAAATGTCATCAAAAAAGCTTTAGAATATAATTTAGCCGTTACAAACAATGTTACTAATCCGTTTGGTTATGCAAGGCAAAGTTTTTTATTTAATGATAAAATTCAAGACGGATTTTTTATTCCGCATGATAATGAAACAGGCTGGTGGTGGCAAGGCGAAAATGCCAGATTAGCATCATTAGCAACTGCAGCAGTGGAAGGAGGAAAAAGTATTTCAATTCAAAAAAATAGCGATACAAAAAAATCGCTCGATTTGTACACATCACAGCAATTGTCTTGGATTTTAGGCTGCAATCCGTATTCGATGTGCTTTTTGTACAAATTTGGAGAAAAAAATGTACCATACATGCATTCTAATTATGGCCACGGATCGGAAAAAGGCGGAATTTCTAACGGAATTACAGGTAAAGACGGAAATGGTGACGGTTCTGGAATCGATTTTAAAACAGAAGACAAAGGCAATGAATGGCGTTGGACCGAACAGTGGATTCCGCATTCTGCATGGTTTTTACAAGCAATTACTGCAACAGTTGAACCCTAA
- a CDS encoding helix-turn-helix domain-containing protein has protein sequence MYHEKLSKFFRDKGLKQKEVGAILGFSPAMIGRYLHGTANIGSEFILSLSKNFPDVDLNDLFAPDEQNLVNEAGAVYEKQTILKDLQEIEVRIHDIRLRLANKKFEE, from the coding sequence ATGTATCACGAGAAACTAAGTAAATTCTTTAGGGATAAAGGATTAAAGCAGAAGGAAGTTGGGGCAATTTTAGGATTTAGCCCTGCAATGATTGGAAGGTATTTACATGGAACGGCTAATATAGGTTCTGAATTTATTCTTAGCTTAAGTAAAAACTTTCCGGATGTAGATTTGAATGATCTTTTTGCTCCCGATGAGCAAAATTTGGTTAATGAAGCTGGAGCAGTTTATGAAAAGCAAACTATTTTAAAAGATTTACAAGAAATAGAAGTTCGTATTCATGATATTAGACTGCGATTAGCAAACAAAAAGTTTGAGGAATAG